A DNA window from Patescibacteria group bacterium contains the following coding sequences:
- the mltG gene encoding endolytic transglycosylase MltG: protein MEEKKKKSKIIWWVMGIVLTLALVALALVFFFLSGVRATNSLSEPTLILVKNEDGINGISDKLISKNVIASKKLFYYYAKFNLVTIKAGYYEFPSGASIVSVVNQLRDGKTKIVKLTFPEGFRAEQMAIRLADSKVVSYADFLIAARKYEGKLFPDTYFFNPIMTGEEVVKMMLDDYSDRTKDLVVTNHNLIVASIVEKESSNDADRPLIAGIYLNRVKAGMKLQSDPTVAYGRDTNALAKLSESAQKEYTFWKAAKTVEFTSVISPYNTYLNSLPIGPICNPGIKSIEATLNPQTSNYYYFLYGRDGKIYPAKTQAEHEANVAKYM, encoded by the coding sequence ATGGAAGAAAAAAAGAAGAAAAGCAAAATAATTTGGTGGGTCATGGGAATCGTCCTGACACTAGCGCTTGTAGCCCTCGCGCTTGTTTTTTTCTTTTTAAGCGGCGTCAGAGCGACGAACAGTTTGAGCGAGCCGACATTGATTCTGGTAAAGAACGAGGATGGAATTAATGGGATCTCTGACAAGTTGATCTCGAAAAATGTCATCGCAAGCAAAAAATTATTTTATTACTACGCCAAATTCAATCTGGTCACGATCAAGGCTGGCTATTATGAATTTCCCTCTGGCGCTAGTATCGTCTCTGTCGTCAACCAGCTTCGAGATGGCAAGACCAAGATTGTGAAGTTGACCTTTCCGGAGGGATTTCGAGCCGAGCAAATGGCGATCAGATTGGCAGATAGCAAAGTCGTCTCTTATGCAGATTTCTTGATCGCCGCTCGGAAATATGAAGGTAAATTGTTTCCTGATACATACTTTTTCAATCCGATTATGACTGGCGAGGAAGTGGTGAAGATGATGCTGGATGATTATTCCGATCGAACCAAAGATTTGGTTGTGACAAATCATAATCTGATTGTCGCTTCAATCGTCGAGAAAGAATCATCGAATGACGCTGATCGACCATTGATCGCCGGAATCTATTTAAATCGCGTCAAGGCTGGCATGAAGTTGCAGTCTGACCCGACCGTTGCCTACGGTCGCGACACAAACGCCCTGGCCAAGTTGTCTGAGTCGGCCCAGAAGGAGTACACTTTTTGGAAAGCGGCCAAGACGGTGGAATTTACGAGTGTGATTTCGCCATACAATACTTATCTAAATAGCTTGCCCATTGGCCCGATCTGCAATCCAGGGATCAAAAGCATTGAAGCGACGTTAAACCCACAAACTAGCAACTATTATTACTTCCTCTATGGGCGGGACGGCAAGATTTACCCGGCCAAAACTCAGGCCGAGCACGAAGCCAATGTTGCTAAGTATATGTAA
- the ruvX gene encoding Holliday junction resolvase RuvX, with protein MAIDYGTKRIGAAIGEMIPTGLPIILNEGEKAVLRLLEIIEREEISAIVVGLPTRSQGEEGTISPEIREFARKLSEQAHKPVFFEPEELTSMEAESMIKQNNLKYAVDELAAVLILEQFINRVNHEGYDNLKPDIGVV; from the coding sequence TTGGCGATTGATTATGGCACGAAGCGAATAGGGGCAGCGATCGGAGAGATGATACCAACTGGGCTCCCGATCATATTGAATGAAGGCGAAAAAGCCGTGTTAAGGCTTCTCGAGATTATCGAGAGAGAAGAAATCAGCGCGATCGTTGTCGGTTTGCCGACTCGCTCTCAGGGCGAAGAAGGCACGATCTCTCCAGAGATTAGAGAGTTTGCTCGGAAGCTAAGTGAACAAGCCCACAAGCCCGTTTTCTTCGAGCCAGAGGAGCTGACATCGATGGAGGCAGAGTCCATGATCAAGCAAAATAATTTGAAATATGCAGTTGATGAATTGGCGGCTGTTCTGATCCTGGAGCAGTTTATCAATCGAGTGAATCATGAAGGTTATGATAATTTAAAGCCGGATATTGGAGTCGTTTGA
- a CDS encoding cell division FtsA domain-containing protein — MALFGNKKKHYAIGLDIGTEYVKVLVFYVQDDVAHVIGTGKQRQQLSDMQGGRVTDIYGVTKNCEAALEQAFEEAKVAPRQCVVGIAGELVKGATTTIHYRRENPTEKITIKELREIIEQVQQRAFDKIKDQITWETGQSEVDVKLVNSAVVDVKIDGYKVTNPVGFQGRDVLVGIFNAFAPIVHTGAIQTITEELKLDLLSIVAEPYAVAKSVGLEDSAEFSSIFIDIGGGTTDIAVVRGGGLEGTEMFGIGGRVFTKSIADATDKTFAEAEKLKLDYSAGKIDKSSELGKLIKNTVRENCEVWLGGVELALEEFTNVEMLPSKIMLCGGGSLLPEISEFLSEKGWTENLPFSRRPKVDFIKPSEVATVVDETGKLKGAQDITPMALANLAIDLAGEEKVGDGIMDKILSGLRS; from the coding sequence GTGGCACTATTTGGAAACAAGAAAAAGCATTATGCCATCGGGCTGGATATCGGCACTGAGTATGTCAAAGTGCTTGTTTTCTATGTTCAGGACGACGTCGCACATGTGATTGGGACGGGCAAACAACGCCAACAGCTCTCTGATATGCAGGGCGGGCGAGTGACTGATATTTATGGTGTGACCAAGAATTGCGAAGCGGCCCTCGAGCAAGCCTTCGAAGAAGCCAAAGTGGCGCCACGACAGTGTGTTGTCGGTATTGCTGGTGAATTGGTCAAGGGCGCGACTACCACGATTCATTATCGTCGCGAGAATCCAACCGAGAAAATCACAATCAAAGAATTACGCGAAATTATCGAGCAAGTTCAACAGCGAGCATTTGACAAGATTAAGGATCAAATTACCTGGGAGACAGGCCAATCTGAGGTTGACGTGAAATTGGTCAATTCAGCTGTGGTCGACGTCAAAATCGATGGCTACAAAGTGACCAACCCAGTTGGTTTCCAGGGTCGAGATGTGCTGGTCGGAATCTTCAACGCATTTGCTCCAATCGTTCATACGGGCGCGATACAGACTATTACCGAAGAATTAAAACTTGATTTACTCTCGATTGTTGCTGAGCCTTATGCGGTGGCCAAAAGTGTCGGACTGGAGGATTCAGCTGAATTCTCTTCTATTTTTATAGACATTGGCGGCGGTACGACCGATATTGCGGTTGTGCGTGGCGGCGGGCTCGAGGGGACAGAAATGTTTGGCATTGGCGGACGCGTTTTCACCAAGTCGATTGCTGACGCTACGGACAAGACTTTCGCCGAGGCGGAGAAATTAAAATTGGATTATTCTGCCGGCAAGATAGACAAGAGCTCAGAGCTTGGCAAATTGATCAAGAATACAGTTCGCGAGAATTGCGAAGTCTGGCTCGGTGGGGTAGAATTAGCTTTGGAAGAGTTCACAAATGTCGAGATGTTGCCTAGCAAGATCATGCTTTGCGGTGGCGGCTCGCTTTTGCCCGAAATTTCCGAGTTTTTGTCTGAGAAGGGCTGGACCGAAAATTTGCCTTTTTCAAGACGGCCAAAAGTAGATTTCATCAAACCATCCGAAGTTGCGACAGTTGTTGACGAAACTGGTAAGCTCAAAGGAGCCCAGGATATCACGCCAATGGCTCTGGCTAATTTGGCGATTGACCTGGCCGGTGAAGAAAAAGTGGGGGATGGGATTATGGACAAGATACTTTCAGGGCTTCGGTCATAA
- a CDS encoding phosphoribosyltransferase, with translation MTEQEKDLMQPLFVRGGYYDCPKDPEGIRMGPMVGYAGLGANGLQKVGDKYFDYSTIEGTVHNEAFAAVIAKAVFKELNPESVVVYGMPMGGIYLAGEVARWLRFYTEAEAAFMEKKVTALATESIREQSILSFGRYAPKPGQKILLCDDVFNNGTTTGLAIDMFEEAGAEVIGILCAINRSWPSITAYERKGDKPAVAIIAGVTLPTEQWEQSDPKVASDLKRFPLVKKPKMARKELQKIMADLMYGQVT, from the coding sequence ATGACTGAACAAGAGAAAGACTTGATGCAGCCTTTGTTTGTCAGGGGCGGATACTACGATTGCCCCAAGGACCCAGAGGGCATTCGAATGGGGCCGATGGTCGGCTATGCCGGACTCGGCGCTAACGGCCTGCAGAAGGTCGGAGACAAATACTTCGATTATTCAACAATCGAAGGTACCGTTCACAACGAGGCGTTTGCTGCTGTGATCGCAAAGGCGGTTTTTAAGGAATTGAATCCTGAAAGTGTTGTAGTATATGGCATGCCGATGGGCGGTATATATTTAGCTGGCGAAGTGGCACGTTGGCTTCGGTTTTACACAGAGGCCGAAGCGGCTTTTATGGAAAAAAAGGTTACCGCCTTGGCGACAGAGAGCATCCGTGAGCAGTCGATCTTGTCCTTCGGACGTTATGCGCCGAAACCGGGCCAGAAAATTCTTCTCTGCGATGATGTTTTCAATAACGGCACCACTACAGGTCTTGCGATTGACATGTTTGAAGAGGCCGGGGCAGAAGTCATCGGGATACTTTGTGCCATTAATCGGTCATGGCCTTCTATCACTGCTTATGAACGTAAAGGGGACAAGCCGGCGGTTGCAATTATCGCCGGAGTTACGCTTCCGACAGAGCAGTGGGAGCAGTCCGATCCGAAGGTTGCAAGCGATTTGAAGCGTTTCCCATTAGTTAAGAAGCCGAAAATGGCACGCAAGGAGTTGCAGAAGATCATGGCCGATCTCATGTACGGCCAGGTTACCTAA